The following are encoded in a window of Pseudalgibacter alginicilyticus genomic DNA:
- the cysQ gene encoding 3'(2'),5'-bisphosphate nucleotidase CysQ encodes MRELLLIAIKASIAAGEEIMDIYSDSFEVALKSDNSPLTIADKNANITINSYLKKTAIPIISEENKQTSYTIRKNWNTCWMVDPLDGTKEFIKKNNEFTVNIALINNNIPVLGVIYVPASKTLYFAIVEESKAYKCKLKTHKFTEAIFQNSLEITPKKEINNEINIVGSRSHKSKETDVFIKNLETQNKKVVIVSKGSSLKFCLVAEGHANIYPRFAPTMEWDTAAGHAICKAVGLTVKQVEKEIELTYNKENLLNPHFVVQ; translated from the coding sequence ATGAGAGAATTACTTCTAATAGCTATAAAAGCAAGTATTGCAGCGGGAGAAGAGATTATGGATATTTATTCCGATAGTTTTGAAGTGGCCTTAAAATCTGATAATTCACCGTTAACCATTGCAGATAAAAATGCCAATATTACCATTAATTCGTATTTAAAAAAAACAGCGATTCCTATTATTAGTGAAGAAAACAAACAAACGTCTTATACTATTCGAAAAAACTGGAATACCTGTTGGATGGTAGACCCTTTGGACGGAACAAAAGAATTTATAAAAAAAAATAACGAATTCACCGTCAATATAGCACTTATAAACAATAACATACCCGTTTTAGGGGTTATTTATGTGCCAGCTTCAAAAACCTTGTATTTTGCAATAGTAGAGGAAAGTAAGGCTTATAAATGCAAATTAAAAACTCACAAGTTTACAGAGGCTATTTTTCAAAATAGCTTGGAGATAACACCTAAAAAAGAGATTAATAATGAAATTAATATAGTGGGGAGTCGTTCGCATAAGAGTAAAGAAACCGATGTTTTTATTAAAAATTTAGAAACACAAAATAAAAAAGTAGTTATAGTTTCAAAAGGCAGCTCTTTAAAATTTTGCTTAGTAGCAGAAGGTCATGCAAATATATATCCAAGATTTGCACCAACTATGGAATGGGATACCGCAGCAGGACATGCTATATGTAAAGCTGTTGGTCTAACAGTTAAACAAGTTGAAAAAGAAATTGAACTGACATATAATAAAGAAAACTTGTTGAATCCTCACTTTGTAGTTCAATAA
- the cysC gene encoding adenylyl-sulfate kinase, with product MKNNLKQTYSVDRFDREQMNTHKPCLIWFTGLSGSGKSTIANLLEKELYKKGIHTYSLDGDNLRRGLNKDLLFSKEDRIENLRRTAEVGKLFVDAGLVVLAAFISPYNKIREDIKTIVGSDYYIEVFVNTPLEVCEQRDVKGLYKRARSGEIKNFTGISSPFEVPVNPMIEIKTVQESPEEAVAKILTVLKNKL from the coding sequence ATGAAAAACAATTTAAAGCAAACATATAGTGTTGATAGGTTTGACAGGGAGCAAATGAACACTCATAAACCATGTTTAATTTGGTTTACAGGTTTGTCCGGGTCAGGTAAATCTACCATAGCTAATTTACTTGAAAAAGAATTGTATAAAAAAGGTATACATACCTATAGTTTAGATGGTGATAATTTACGACGTGGATTAAATAAAGATTTGCTGTTTTCAAAAGAAGATCGTATTGAAAATTTAAGACGTACTGCTGAAGTGGGCAAATTATTTGTAGATGCTGGATTAGTAGTATTGGCAGCATTCATTTCACCATATAATAAAATACGAGAAGATATAAAAACAATAGTAGGTAGCGATTATTATATTGAAGTTTTTGTAAATACCCCCTTGGAAGTTTGTGAACAGCGTGATGTAAAGGGGCTTTATAAAAGAGCGCGTTCTGGAGAAATTAAAAATTTCACAGGAATAAGTTCTCCTTTTGAAGTGCCTGTAAACCCAATGATTGAAATTAAAACAGTTCAAGAAAGTCCAGAAGAAGCGGTAGCAAAAATTTTAACAGTTTTAAAAAATAAGTTATAA
- a CDS encoding ABC-F family ATP-binding cassette domain-containing protein, which yields MNYLTVENISKSYGELTLFEDISFSVHKDQKIAFVAKNGTGKTSILNILSGDDTSDTGNIIYRKDIKVSFLSQDPKFDATFTVEETIFASDNPILKVISNYEKALLNPEDEDAYQKAFEAMERYQAWDFETLYKQILFKLKLEDLQQKISTLSGGQKKRLALANALINKPDLLILDEPTNHLDLEMIEWLETFFAKENITLFMVTHDRYFLERVCNEIIELDEGQLYNYKGNYSYYLEKRDARIEREAVETGKAKQLFKKELDWMRRQPKARTTKSKSRIDDFQDIKHRAHQRRNDHEVQLELNMERMGSKILEFHKVSKAFKNKTILNNFEYTFKKGERIGIIGKNGTGKTTFLNILTQTAKPDTGKVVIGDTIKFGYYTQNGITIKPEQKVIDVIKDFGEYIPLKKGRTISAGQLLERFLFSRKKQYDFVEKLSGGERKRLYLCTVLIQNPNFLILDEPTNDLDIVTLNVLESFLMDFPGCIIVVSHDRYFMDKVVDHLFVFRGEGVIEDFPGNYTDYRIYEDSQLVTSAVSEEKKDTKSWKQNDETKLSYNEEKELKNIESKLNSLAFDKKELENKFNNPELSQDEINSLSEKLQKIIDTIEEKEARWFELSSKLE from the coding sequence TTGAACTATTTAACCGTTGAAAACATATCAAAATCTTACGGAGAGCTTACGCTTTTTGAAGACATCTCTTTTAGTGTCCATAAAGACCAAAAAATAGCATTTGTAGCAAAAAATGGAACTGGTAAAACTTCTATTTTAAATATCCTTTCTGGAGATGATACTTCTGACACTGGAAATATTATTTACCGAAAAGATATTAAAGTCTCTTTTTTGTCGCAGGACCCTAAATTTGATGCCACATTTACGGTTGAAGAAACCATTTTTGCAAGTGACAACCCTATTTTAAAAGTTATTTCTAATTACGAAAAAGCACTTTTAAATCCTGAAGACGAAGATGCTTACCAAAAAGCTTTCGAAGCAATGGAACGCTACCAAGCTTGGGATTTTGAAACCCTTTACAAGCAAATTCTCTTTAAATTAAAACTTGAAGATTTACAACAAAAAATAAGCACGCTTTCTGGTGGACAAAAAAAACGATTGGCTTTAGCAAATGCGCTCATTAACAAACCCGATCTATTGATTTTAGACGAACCTACTAATCATTTAGATTTAGAAATGATTGAGTGGCTAGAAACTTTTTTTGCTAAAGAGAACATCACTCTTTTTATGGTAACACACGATCGTTATTTCTTAGAGCGTGTTTGTAATGAAATTATTGAATTAGACGAAGGACAACTATATAATTACAAAGGCAACTACTCTTATTACCTTGAAAAAAGAGATGCCAGAATTGAACGCGAAGCTGTTGAAACTGGTAAAGCCAAACAACTCTTTAAAAAAGAATTAGATTGGATGCGTCGCCAACCAAAAGCGAGAACCACAAAATCTAAATCAAGAATTGATGATTTCCAAGATATCAAACACCGTGCTCATCAACGCCGAAACGATCATGAAGTTCAGTTAGAGCTAAATATGGAACGCATGGGAAGTAAAATCCTTGAATTTCATAAGGTTTCTAAGGCCTTTAAAAACAAAACCATTTTAAATAACTTTGAGTACACCTTTAAAAAAGGCGAACGTATTGGTATTATTGGTAAAAACGGTACTGGCAAAACCACCTTTTTAAATATACTAACCCAAACCGCTAAACCAGATACAGGTAAAGTAGTTATAGGTGATACCATAAAGTTTGGATATTACACACAAAACGGCATTACCATAAAACCAGAACAAAAGGTTATTGATGTTATTAAAGACTTTGGTGAATATATTCCTCTAAAAAAAGGCAGAACCATTAGTGCTGGTCAACTTTTAGAACGTTTTTTATTTAGCAGAAAAAAACAGTATGATTTTGTTGAAAAACTAAGTGGTGGCGAACGAAAACGTTTGTATTTATGTACTGTTTTAATTCAAAATCCTAATTTTTTAATCTTAGATGAGCCTACCAACGATTTAGATATTGTAACACTTAACGTTCTTGAAAGCTTTTTAATGGATTTCCCTGGCTGCATTATTGTTGTATCTCACGACCGTTATTTTATGGACAAAGTAGTAGACCATCTTTTTGTTTTTAGAGGTGAAGGTGTTATTGAAGATTTTCCAGGCAATTACACAGACTATCGTATTTACGAAGATAGTCAACTAGTAACCTCAGCTGTTTCTGAAGAAAAAAAAGACACTAAATCCTGGAAACAAAATGATGAAACCAAACTTTCTTATAACGAAGAAAAAGAACTCAAAAACATTGAAAGTAAATTAAATTCTTTAGCATTTGATAAAAAAGAACTTGAAAACAAGTTTAATAATCCTGAACTATCGCAAGACGAGATTAACAGTCTATCTGAAAAATTACAAAAAATAATTGACACCATTGAAGAAAAGGAAGCTCGCTGGTTTGAATTATCTTCAAAATTAGAATAA
- a CDS encoding polysaccharide biosynthesis/export family protein: MTKQLFLFTCVIISVLCSSCITNKDVVYLQDKGTTINDSILIKELSKPYRVQINDILSINVKALDEELVAIFNPSTSVNNSSANQGQSGLYFNGFTVDLHGNIKFPILGEINVLGFTIKEIEEKVKDELTKQYFKETAELFVTVKLAGLRYTTIGEVGTGVHTLFQDRVNIIEALANAGDITQTGDRRDVLIVRQYPDGQKIHHIDLTDIAAMQSPYYYIQPNDIILVKPLRRKSLGAGQTVIQNVTTIASILSVLISTYFLTRNL, translated from the coding sequence ATGACAAAGCAATTATTTCTATTCACTTGCGTAATAATCAGTGTTTTATGTTCTTCATGTATTACCAATAAAGATGTTGTTTATTTACAGGATAAAGGGACAACAATTAATGATTCTATATTAATTAAGGAATTGTCCAAGCCATACAGAGTTCAAATTAATGATATATTGAGTATTAATGTTAAAGCTTTGGATGAAGAGCTTGTAGCAATTTTTAATCCTTCAACGTCTGTTAATAATTCAAGTGCAAACCAAGGGCAAAGCGGTCTTTATTTTAATGGTTTTACTGTAGATTTACATGGCAATATAAAATTTCCAATTTTAGGAGAAATCAATGTTTTAGGGTTTACAATTAAAGAAATTGAAGAAAAAGTTAAAGACGAGCTAACAAAGCAGTATTTTAAGGAAACTGCTGAATTATTTGTTACTGTAAAACTGGCAGGATTGCGGTACACAACCATTGGAGAGGTGGGAACTGGCGTGCATACTTTATTTCAAGATCGCGTCAATATTATAGAAGCTTTGGCAAATGCTGGAGATATAACTCAAACAGGAGATAGAAGAGATGTTTTAATTGTTAGGCAATACCCTGATGGTCAAAAAATTCACCATATAGATTTAACAGATATTGCAGCCATGCAGTCACCTTACTACTACATACAGCCTAATGATATTATATTGGTTAAACCTTTGAGACGTAAATCTTTAGGTGCAGGACAAACAGTTATTCAAAATGTTACCACTATTGCTTCTATTTTATCTGTGTTAATATCTACTTATTTTTTAACTAGAAATCTCTAA
- a CDS encoding ABC transporter ATP-binding protein: MKEKEVLVKVEGLSKKFCKDLKTSLWYGVKDLFTNVRGNKNVRLLRDKEFWAVKDINFELRRGECLGLIGHNGAGKSTLLKILNGLINPDAGKVTIKGRVGALIELGAGFNPILSGRENIYNNGAVLGFTKKEIDSKVEEIIDFSEIREFIDMPVQNYSSGMKVRLGFAVAAQMEPDVLIIDEVLAVGDLGFVLKCFKTIDTILPNTAMVFVSHSMPMISRICSQVILMEHGKTQFQGKDVGKAIDLYYSLFLTNETSNVVFTDNSIELKEASLENIKCENGIYKINWGDSVNLKCTIKNYSLKKMPFISFAIYDKEQRAVAEIIPINQIPKDIIPNTEIDLHFELKNLNLSKGVYNITLNASETYAISTYFKIHKAITLKVEQDLQIWTPFLIDSELKQTI; encoded by the coding sequence ATGAAAGAAAAGGAGGTACTGGTAAAAGTAGAAGGTCTTTCAAAAAAGTTTTGTAAAGATTTAAAAACAAGCTTGTGGTATGGCGTAAAGGATTTGTTTACTAATGTTAGAGGGAATAAAAACGTAAGGTTATTACGCGATAAAGAATTTTGGGCAGTTAAAGATATTAATTTTGAACTCCGTCGTGGTGAATGTTTAGGCTTGATAGGGCATAATGGTGCAGGAAAATCTACGTTGCTAAAAATATTAAACGGATTAATTAATCCTGATGCTGGAAAGGTAACTATCAAGGGGCGAGTTGGTGCGCTAATAGAATTAGGAGCAGGTTTCAATCCCATATTAAGTGGTAGAGAAAATATTTATAACAACGGGGCCGTATTAGGTTTTACTAAAAAAGAAATAGATAGTAAAGTTGAGGAAATAATAGATTTTTCAGAAATACGCGAGTTTATTGATATGCCCGTGCAAAATTATAGTTCTGGTATGAAAGTACGCTTGGGTTTTGCTGTAGCGGCCCAAATGGAACCAGATGTGTTGATTATAGATGAGGTATTGGCGGTGGGGGATTTAGGCTTTGTATTAAAATGTTTTAAAACCATTGATACTATTTTGCCTAATACAGCTATGGTATTTGTTAGCCATAGTATGCCTATGATATCTCGTATTTGTAGTCAGGTTATTTTGATGGAGCATGGTAAAACACAGTTTCAAGGGAAAGATGTAGGGAAAGCTATTGATTTATACTATAGTTTGTTTTTAACAAATGAAACATCTAATGTTGTTTTTACAGATAATTCTATTGAACTAAAAGAGGCTTCATTGGAAAATATAAAATGTGAAAATGGAATTTATAAAATTAATTGGGGGGACAGTGTAAATTTAAAATGTACAATCAAAAATTACAGTTTAAAAAAAATGCCTTTCATCAGTTTTGCTATTTATGATAAGGAGCAAAGAGCAGTAGCGGAGATTATTCCAATAAATCAAATCCCCAAGGATATTATTCCTAATACAGAAATTGATTTGCATTTTGAATTAAAAAATTTGAATTTATCCAAGGGTGTTTACAATATAACTTTGAATGCATCTGAAACTTATGCCATAAGCACTTATTTTAAAATACATAAGGCAATAACATTAAAAGTTGAACAAGATTTACAAATTTGGACGCCTTTCTTAATAGATTCAGAATTAAAACAAACTATTTAA
- a CDS encoding O-methyltransferase: MLYQATQYLKFLIKSTNQHGVHSPFVFNLVTKCFYNKTKYKDYKTILHYKKLLLKNKSKIKTTDLGAGSQVMKQQIRSISNIAKNAGTSNKRAKLLFRITKYFSFETILELGTSLGVASHAISLGYPKSNITTIEGCPNISKFAKTNLKKYHVKNTHVISGNFNDTLNTLTPNTYDFIFFDGNHQKDATLNYFETLIKTTHNDSVFIFDDIYWSKDMTEAWEIIKSHPKVSVTIDTFFWGFVFFRKEQVKEHFTIRL, translated from the coding sequence ATGTTATATCAGGCGACTCAATACTTAAAGTTTCTAATAAAATCCACCAATCAACACGGTGTGCATTCCCCTTTTGTTTTCAATTTGGTAACTAAATGCTTTTATAACAAAACGAAATACAAAGACTATAAAACCATTTTACACTACAAAAAATTACTTCTAAAAAACAAGTCTAAGATAAAAACAACAGATTTAGGTGCAGGCTCACAAGTAATGAAACAACAAATACGTAGTATTTCAAACATTGCTAAAAACGCAGGAACCTCCAACAAAAGAGCGAAACTTTTATTTAGAATTACAAAGTATTTTAGTTTTGAAACTATTTTAGAATTAGGAACATCATTAGGAGTTGCCTCCCATGCAATAAGCTTAGGTTATCCAAAATCAAACATTACTACTATTGAAGGTTGCCCAAATATTTCCAAATTTGCGAAAACCAATTTAAAAAAATATCACGTAAAAAATACTCACGTTATTTCTGGAAATTTTAATGATACACTCAATACATTAACACCAAATACTTACGACTTTATTTTTTTTGATGGGAACCACCAAAAAGATGCCACTTTAAATTATTTTGAAACTCTAATTAAAACAACTCACAACGATTCCGTTTTTATTTTTGATGATATTTATTGGAGTAAAGACATGACTGAGGCATGGGAAATTATTAAAAGTCATCCCAAAGTTTCAGTTACTATCGACACGTTTTTCTGGGGGTTTGTGTTTTTTAGAAAAGAACAAGTCAAAGAACATTTTACTATTAGACTATAA
- a CDS encoding ABC transporter permease: MQVETKIYQKESNLKIGKLIKESAKDFFGSHFLAKQLATRDIKSQYRQSYLGVVWAFITPITSALVWIFLNATGTVKLSDTGVPYPVFVFSGTLIWSIISEAINSPTKNTNAARGIMTKINFPKEALILSGIYKLLFNSIIKIAILIVFIFVYGIGFHWSLFLFPFAIVAAILFGTTVGLFVTPISLIYNDISKITSMGLSLLMYITPVVYAIPKDGIMKTIMEINPFTALILTSRDFAIGHVPEYLGYFFWIFGISAALFFIGLLFYRISIPVIVERLNA; this comes from the coding sequence ATGCAAGTTGAAACCAAGATATATCAAAAAGAAAGTAACTTAAAAATTGGCAAGCTGATAAAAGAAAGTGCTAAAGATTTTTTTGGGTCTCATTTTCTAGCTAAACAATTAGCAACAAGAGATATAAAATCACAATACCGGCAGTCTTATTTAGGCGTTGTTTGGGCATTTATTACTCCAATAACCTCCGCTCTGGTTTGGATATTTTTAAATGCTACAGGTACCGTGAAACTTTCAGATACAGGTGTGCCGTATCCTGTTTTTGTGTTTTCAGGAACGTTAATTTGGTCTATTATTTCAGAAGCTATTAACTCCCCTACTAAGAATACTAATGCCGCAAGAGGAATTATGACAAAAATAAATTTCCCCAAAGAAGCATTAATATTATCGGGGATTTATAAGTTGCTTTTTAATAGTATTATTAAAATAGCTATTTTAATAGTATTTATCTTTGTTTATGGTATTGGGTTTCATTGGTCGTTGTTTTTGTTTCCTTTTGCAATAGTTGCTGCTATCTTGTTTGGCACTACTGTAGGTTTATTTGTCACGCCTATATCCTTAATTTATAATGATATTTCTAAAATAACCAGCATGGGTTTAAGTCTATTAATGTATATAACACCTGTTGTTTATGCTATTCCAAAGGATGGGATTATGAAAACTATCATGGAAATCAATCCATTTACGGCATTAATTTTAACCTCACGAGATTTTGCAATAGGTCATGTTCCAGAGTATTTAGGATATTTCTTTTGGATTTTCGGGATAAGTGCTGCTTTATTTTTTATTGGTTTACTTTTTTATAGAATTTCCATTCCCGTTATTGTTGAACGTTTAAATGCCTAA
- a CDS encoding exopolysaccharide transport family protein — translation MIEEFEVSESNSTFDVKKFLFRALSYWKWFLLLFVIGVFAVYQQNIREEFSYRLGTKISVEDDSNPLFTSSASLTFNWGGVTSKIQTMVVILKSRTHHEKVVDRLEFYKSYLKQGRFRMQDIYKAAPFRFNHDYNAPQLLNIPIKITFLSVDTYELEIEFQEARASVQNYLTKEVSRVDVPLGVFKKQLELGGTIALPFLKGKIIIPENRTVALGEPFFIQFRNFNSAVSGYQSRTSVENTKSSPILDISLIDKNTVKIVDYLNAVVDVLSEDQLNRKNLYATNAIKFIDEQIFRVKGEMSDNAEALNDYRKEKKIFSLGDEGVMLNDKFTKLDSEKESINRQLNYYINLKNYLLTSNSFTEIPAPSVAGIEDGNILTNVSKINELSVQKSKLQYSVRSDASIFNDLNRQIEGLKNVLLENISSVTTVLRRELETVNSKLTQVESQFSKLPEDQQNLISIQRQYSLSEQTYNVFLAKRGEAEIIKASNVSDILVIDSAKNTGATVLRKNLNVRYVFAFFFALIIPLLIAFAVTFFDNSIRTPMDVENLSTIPILGVVGKNNLDNNLVVHRKPKSAVSEAFRAIRSNLQYFYKTHEIDGTKTILVTSSVSGEGKTFCSINVATVLALGGKKTILLGLDLRKPKIFDDFKIKNDIGIVNFLIGQESLEHVIQQTGVEHLDVITAGPIPPNPSELLISEKLKGLLTTLKAKYDYIILDTPPVGLVADAIELLSFADVTLYVVRQDYTKKGMLNVINEKYKTKQIQNVSLVYNGYDQKNKYGYGYGYGYGYGYGNYANGYHSDENKTGFKNKLKGLFKSNR, via the coding sequence ATGATTGAAGAATTTGAAGTTTCAGAGTCTAATTCAACATTTGATGTTAAAAAATTCCTATTTCGGGCTTTAAGTTATTGGAAGTGGTTTTTATTGCTTTTTGTTATAGGTGTTTTTGCAGTCTATCAGCAAAATATTAGAGAAGAATTTTCGTATCGATTAGGAACTAAAATATCTGTTGAAGATGATAGCAACCCCTTGTTTACTTCCAGTGCGAGCTTAACTTTTAATTGGGGAGGGGTTACTTCTAAAATACAAACTATGGTTGTGATTCTAAAGTCTAGAACGCATCATGAAAAAGTAGTTGATAGATTAGAGTTTTATAAAAGTTATTTAAAGCAAGGACGTTTTAGAATGCAGGATATTTATAAGGCAGCCCCCTTTAGGTTTAATCATGATTATAATGCCCCACAATTATTAAATATTCCTATTAAAATTACATTTTTAAGTGTGGATACTTATGAATTGGAAATAGAGTTTCAAGAGGCTAGAGCGTCCGTTCAAAACTACTTAACTAAGGAAGTATCGCGTGTAGACGTACCACTTGGAGTTTTTAAAAAGCAGCTTGAATTAGGTGGTACTATAGCACTTCCTTTTTTAAAGGGAAAGATAATTATTCCAGAAAACAGAACTGTCGCTTTAGGTGAGCCTTTTTTTATACAATTTAGAAATTTTAATAGTGCAGTTTCTGGTTATCAGTCAAGAACCAGTGTAGAAAATACAAAGAGTTCCCCCATTTTAGATATTTCGCTTATCGATAAAAATACTGTTAAAATTGTAGATTATTTAAATGCGGTAGTGGATGTGTTGAGTGAAGATCAATTAAATAGAAAAAACTTGTATGCAACCAATGCTATAAAATTTATAGATGAGCAAATTTTCAGAGTAAAAGGAGAAATGTCTGATAATGCTGAGGCTCTAAATGATTATAGAAAAGAAAAGAAGATTTTTAGTTTGGGTGATGAAGGAGTCATGTTAAATGATAAATTTACTAAGCTTGACAGTGAGAAGGAGTCTATAAATAGGCAATTGAACTATTATATCAATCTTAAAAATTATTTATTGACTAGCAACTCCTTTACAGAAATACCAGCTCCTTCCGTAGCAGGTATTGAGGATGGTAATATTCTTACAAATGTGTCAAAAATTAATGAACTTTCTGTGCAAAAATCTAAGTTACAATACTCAGTACGTAGTGATGCTTCTATTTTTAATGATTTAAATAGGCAAATAGAAGGCTTAAAAAATGTGCTGTTAGAAAATATAAGTTCTGTTACAACTGTATTACGTAGAGAGTTAGAAACGGTAAATAGTAAATTAACTCAAGTTGAATCTCAATTTAGTAAACTTCCAGAAGATCAGCAAAACTTGATAAGTATTCAACGTCAATATTCGTTGAGTGAGCAAACTTACAATGTGTTTTTGGCAAAGCGAGGTGAAGCAGAAATTATTAAAGCCTCTAATGTTTCTGATATTTTAGTAATAGATTCTGCAAAAAACACAGGGGCTACTGTTTTAAGGAAAAATTTGAATGTTCGTTATGTGTTTGCATTCTTTTTTGCTTTGATAATTCCATTATTAATTGCTTTTGCTGTTACTTTTTTTGATAATAGTATCCGAACTCCAATGGATGTAGAAAATTTATCAACAATACCAATATTAGGGGTAGTAGGTAAAAATAATTTGGATAACAATTTGGTGGTACACAGAAAACCAAAATCAGCAGTATCTGAAGCTTTTAGAGCAATACGTTCTAATTTGCAATATTTTTACAAAACACATGAAATAGATGGGACTAAAACTATTTTGGTTACTTCATCTGTAAGTGGTGAAGGAAAAACTTTTTGTTCTATTAATGTCGCTACGGTATTAGCCTTAGGAGGAAAGAAAACCATTTTATTGGGATTAGATTTAAGAAAACCGAAGATTTTTGACGATTTTAAGATTAAAAATGATATAGGTATTGTAAACTTTTTAATTGGTCAAGAATCATTAGAACATGTGATTCAACAAACAGGCGTAGAGCACTTAGATGTTATTACCGCAGGACCGATACCTCCAAATCCATCAGAGTTATTAATTAGTGAAAAACTAAAAGGGCTATTAACAACTTTAAAAGCTAAATATGATTATATTATATTGGATACACCTCCAGTTGGTTTGGTAGCTGATGCTATAGAGTTGTTAAGTTTTGCAGATGTAACTCTTTATGTAGTAAGACAAGATTACACTAAAAAAGGCATGCTTAATGTAATCAATGAAAAATATAAAACCAAGCAAATACAAAATGTTAGTTTAGTATATAATGGATATGACCAAAAAAACAAATACGGTTATGGATACGGTTATGGATACGGTTATGGTTATGGAAATTATGCAAACGGATATCATAGCGATGAAAATAAAACAGGTTTTAAAAATAAGTTGAAAGGGCTGTTTAAATCCAATCGGTAA